In the genome of Natronorubrum daqingense, the window AATTCGACATCGACCACGTCACCACCGGTGATGCACTCCGTGCGAACAAGGAGATGGACATCTCCGAGATGGATACCGAGTACGATACCCCTCGAGAGTACATGGATCAGGGTGAGCTCGTCCCCGACGAAGTTGTCAACGCGATCGTCGATGAAGCTCTCTCACAGGCCGACGGGTTCGTCCTCGACGGCTACCCGCGAAACCTCGAGCAGGCCGACGAACTCGAGGACATGACCGACCTCGACCTCGCGCTCTATCTCGACGTGAGCGAGGAGGAACTCGTCCACCGACTGACGGGACGGCGACTCGATCCCGAAACTGGCGATATCTACCACGTCGAGTACAACCCACCCGAGGATCCCGAGGTTGAGGACCGACTCGAGCAACGGGAGGACGATACAGAGGAAACCGTCAAAGAACGACTGCGCGTCTTCCGCGAGAACACCGAACCAGTGATCGACCACTACGAGGATGAGGGCTCGCTCGAGCGTGTCGACGGTGAGCAGGCTCCTGAAGACGTGTGGGAAGACGTGAAGAAGACGATCGAAAATACCGACTAAAATAGTAACAAAACCCACATACGTTGCAGTGATGGTTTCTTCAACCTGAGTAGAATGTGCTAGTTCTGTTCCACGGTTAGTTCGTGTTTTACGACGTTGAGATACGTAATTTCTGGTGGGATTTGACCGCCACTCTGCATTCTAGGCTCGAACGAATCATCAAGATCGTTATCATGAATAATCTCTGACGCACCATCAATCGATTCAATTTCACCAACTACAACAGAACCGTAAATCGTTGGGGTACCGCCGCTAGTGACTGTCCCACCCGGAGCATAAATTATCCCCTCATAGTGATCGTTGCCACTCATATCTAATCTAAAGTCAGAGGTTCCATATATTTGGAGATGCTTTGCATGGATGTTTTCCTGATCACCTTCCCCTCCAGGATTCCCTGGAGAGTACGCAGATTCGCCAACATACATCCCATTGTCGCCATCTATAGCTAAATCACCTGTTGTATAAATCTGAGCTTCGTTGCCTTCCTCCCAGCCTGTAACCTGAATGTCTTCGCTTACATTTATCGATCCATCAACAAAAACTGAGACGTTTCCATTACTAATGTCAATGGTATCCAAATTGTAGTCATCATTATCAAGATCACCGTTAACGTAGTAGTCACCTGATGAGATTTGACTTTCACTCTCTGAGAGCGAATCGTGGCTCTCGTTTGCATCAGCGATAGCACTCGTTACTTGACTATCAATATTTGAAATGTTTACATCATCACCATACAGAGAAGTTCCATGGATTCCCCCTGCGTCACCGGATGGTGGTTTCTCATCAGTGACAACTGCATTCTCAAAGACTGCTTCAACACTAGTTAGACCAAACTCAACGTCAACATAGCCATGACTTTCGTTTATCTGGCCATAATCTTGTACTGCATCCCCTTCATCACCAACTGTTTGTTCAAAGTGTTCTTTCCAACCGAGATAGTACTGACTCGTAACGTTAATACTGACTGTTTCTCCCTCAACTGTGTTTGGATTGTGTATATTTTCGGTTTCCTCGTGTTCTAATGAGATGTCTCCCGAATTCAAATCTCCTTCTTCAGCTAATTCAACGATCGGGAAGCTAAGCGTTTGATCGTCATAGTGGATTGGTGGGGACGATTTTACTTGCGTTTCGTCCATCGTCTCGTGGAATACACCACCGGCCTGATAAGCCACCTTTTCGCCATTATTGGACTCGTATTCAATAGCTCCGATCGAGACGTTTGTATCGACATCCTCTCCTTGAATGTGTATGTTACCTGTGTCTTTACTTGCGACTGTGCCCTCGTCCCCAACATCGAGATTGAGTGATTGAGTCACATCATTACCCGAAGATGCTGACGCCATTTGATGCCCTAATTCAATGAACCCGTTTTCAATGCGGTCTTGTTCCGATTCATGTTCTATGCTTTCTGTAGAGTCTACAGCAACTAAGAACAGAGCGGTGCTCCCAACTGCGACCATCCCGATTAGGAGGACGATACCAAGTACTGTGGATTGCCCCCGGAGGGATGATGGAAGTGATTGGTCCCCGGACTGAACAGTCATGATACACAGCTAGAAAACCAATACTATAGTAATATCGGTCGGTCAAGTATTTTCAGACAGTTTATATTAGTTCACAGTGAGAATTTTTCTCCTCGCCTGTAGCGGAAAAAGTGGTACGGCAACTCTTTGCTGGGTTTGGATCCAGGATCTACCGATATAATAGTCGACCACTGCTTACTCGAGCACCGAAGATAAACACTTGTATACCGAACCTCCCCTAGCCACACATAGATGACGCGTACAGCGGAGAAAATCGACGACCTCGTCCGCGAGGATTCCGCCATGACGGATGCACTCGAGTCCATCCGCGAGGCGGCCGATCAGAACGGTGGCGAGGTCGAGTGGGCCGACGTCCGCGACGATTTGACGAGCGGGCAATGGGGCCGGCTAATCGAAAAAGGAGTGTTAGTTGACGGCGAAAATGGGTTCGAAATCGCCGATCGCGAGGCGTACGACGACGCCCTCGATGGTGATTCGTCCGCCAAAAGCTACGATACCGATATCGAGATCGAGGCCGAGGAATCACAGTGGTCCCAGTACGACAAGATGGCCGGCGTGGCCTCGCTACTGTTGATGTTCGGTTACTGGATCGAGTCCGTCCGTGACACGGTCGGTGGAACGATCGACGCTGCACTCGGTCCACTCGACGCGGCGCTTCCGTTTTATGCGGTTATTCTCTCGGTTGCCCTCCTGACGGGGCTGTACTCCACGCTGTTGCAGGCGAACCTCATGAACC includes:
- a CDS encoding adenylate kinase, whose translation is MAQPRMLILGAPGAGKGTQSAKITDEFDIDHVTTGDALRANKEMDISEMDTEYDTPREYMDQGELVPDEVVNAIVDEALSQADGFVLDGYPRNLEQADELEDMTDLDLALYLDVSEEELVHRLTGRRLDPETGDIYHVEYNPPEDPEVEDRLEQREDDTEETVKERLRVFRENTEPVIDHYEDEGSLERVDGEQAPEDVWEDVKKTIENTD
- a CDS encoding DUF7289 family protein, whose product is MTVQSGDQSLPSSLRGQSTVLGIVLLIGMVAVGSTALFLVAVDSTESIEHESEQDRIENGFIELGHQMASASSGNDVTQSLNLDVGDEGTVASKDTGNIHIQGEDVDTNVSIGAIEYESNNGEKVAYQAGGVFHETMDETQVKSSPPIHYDDQTLSFPIVELAEEGDLNSGDISLEHEETENIHNPNTVEGETVSINVTSQYYLGWKEHFEQTVGDEGDAVQDYGQINESHGYVDVEFGLTSVEAVFENAVVTDEKPPSGDAGGIHGTSLYGDDVNISNIDSQVTSAIADANESHDSLSESESQISSGDYYVNGDLDNDDYNLDTIDISNGNVSVFVDGSINVSEDIQVTGWEEGNEAQIYTTGDLAIDGDNGMYVGESAYSPGNPGGEGDQENIHAKHLQIYGTSDFRLDMSGNDHYEGIIYAPGGTVTSGGTPTIYGSVVVGEIESIDGASEIIHDNDLDDSFEPRMQSGGQIPPEITYLNVVKHELTVEQN
- a CDS encoding DUF106 domain-containing protein, producing the protein MTRTAEKIDDLVREDSAMTDALESIREAADQNGGEVEWADVRDDLTSGQWGRLIEKGVLVDGENGFEIADREAYDDALDGDSSAKSYDTDIEIEAEESQWSQYDKMAGVASLLLMFGYWIESVRDTVGGTIDAALGPLDAALPFYAVILSVALLTGLYSTLLQANLMNPEIMGKYQQRMKAMQEKQKDARERKKEAEERGASEAEIERLDDELDAVREEQMEAMAENLGMFKEQLRPMVWIMLFTIPLFLWMYWRIHGVGVEGTIVMPLAGETSWNAGLLGPMPAWIVWYFLCSMGFTQLLRKSLNIDMTPSGT